From one Neorhizobium galegae genomic stretch:
- a CDS encoding ABC transporter ATP-binding protein has translation MANVNLRDVRKIYNQTQVIHGVNVDIDDGEFVVLVGPSGCGKSTLLRMIAGLEEISDGQVHIGSTIVNDMSPKDRDIAMVFQSYALYPHMTVAQNMGFSLQMRGNAKAEIRTQVEKAAKILNLEPLLERYPRQLSGGQRQRVAMGRAIVRNPQVFLFDEPLSNLDAKLRVVMRGEIKALHQRLGSTMVYVTHDQIEAMTMADKIVVMRDGFVEQVGSPLALYDRPANLFVAGFIGSPGMNFLSGRYAAGAVWVGDVSLPVSDLPASASEGRQVIYGIRPENLAVTDDDGLPLVVEVIEPTGAETHVVGHISGQRVIGVFRERFATRPGDVLRVKFDPRKVHLFDQQSEQRIN, from the coding sequence ATGGCCAACGTAAATCTCCGCGATGTCAGAAAGATCTATAATCAGACCCAGGTCATTCATGGCGTGAACGTCGATATCGATGACGGCGAGTTCGTGGTTCTGGTCGGACCGTCGGGATGTGGAAAGTCGACACTGCTGCGGATGATTGCCGGGCTGGAGGAAATCAGCGACGGCCAGGTGCATATCGGATCGACCATCGTCAACGACATGTCCCCGAAGGACCGGGACATCGCGATGGTCTTCCAGAGCTACGCGCTCTATCCGCACATGACGGTTGCCCAGAACATGGGTTTCTCCTTGCAGATGCGCGGCAACGCCAAGGCGGAGATCCGCACCCAGGTCGAAAAGGCCGCCAAGATTCTCAACCTCGAACCTCTGCTCGAGCGTTATCCGCGGCAATTGTCGGGTGGCCAGCGGCAGCGCGTTGCCATGGGTCGGGCGATCGTGCGCAATCCGCAGGTCTTCCTGTTCGACGAGCCGCTGTCCAATCTGGACGCCAAGCTGCGGGTCGTCATGCGCGGCGAGATCAAGGCGCTGCACCAGAGGCTGGGAAGCACCATGGTCTACGTGACGCACGACCAGATCGAAGCCATGACCATGGCAGACAAGATCGTGGTGATGCGGGACGGTTTCGTCGAGCAGGTCGGTTCTCCCCTTGCTCTCTACGATCGGCCGGCCAATCTCTTCGTTGCTGGTTTCATCGGTTCGCCGGGGATGAACTTCCTGTCAGGCAGATATGCCGCGGGCGCGGTCTGGGTCGGCGATGTCTCGCTTCCGGTTTCGGATCTTCCGGCCTCTGCCAGCGAAGGGCGGCAGGTGATTTACGGCATCCGCCCCGAAAACCTGGCCGTTACCGATGACGATGGCCTGCCTCTCGTCGTCGAGGTCATCGAGCCGACAGGCGCCGAAACGCATGTCGTCGGCCACATATCCGGACAGCGGGTCATCGGTGTTTTCCGGGAGCGATTTGCGACGCGGCCAGGAGATGTTCTTCGCGTCAAATTCGATCCCCGGAAGGTCCATCTCTTCGACCAGCAGAGCGAACAGCGGATAAACTGA